One Clupea harengus chromosome 11, Ch_v2.0.2, whole genome shotgun sequence DNA window includes the following coding sequences:
- the cmtm7 gene encoding CKLF-like MARVEL transmembrane domain-containing protein 7: MSHVVTTTTTTTSSSSGGGFANLGYTRSVPGLLKIAQVVTLLIAFLCVHCSKYWTDYSALRYFEVVTLWFLIAFLIFFIMHMLRLQSKIPCINWTLTEFLHYVIGTILIFIASIVVAVKNGGVSALIAGSVFGFIATVLLAISMWTSYKVTCGSQPTSAAV; the protein is encoded by the exons ATGTCTCACGTAGTTACAACCACAACTACCACCACATCATCGTCGTCGGGTGGAGGTTTCGCAAATCTGGGCTACACGCGTTCTGTACCAGGGCTACTGAAAATCGCACAAGTG GTCACACTCCTAATCGCCTTCTTGTGTGTACACTGCTCTAAGTACTGGACTGACTACTCAGCCTTGCGTTACTTCGAGGTGGTCACTCTCTGGTTCCTCATAGCCttcctcatcttcttcatcatgcACATGCTGAGGCTTCAGAGCAAAATCCCTTGCATTAATTGGACCCTGACG GAGTTCCTGCACTATGTGATTGGAACCATCCTTATCTTCATTGCCTCCATAGTCGTGGCCGTGAAGAACGGGGGGGTCTCCGCCCTAATTGCTGGATCA GTGTTTGGCTTCATCGCTACTGTTCTGCTGGCCATTAGCATGTGGACCTCCTACAAAGTCACTTGTGGATCCCAACCTACCA GTGCAGCAGTGTAA
- the siglec15l gene encoding sialic acid binding Ig-like lectin 15, like produces the protein MIWCLFPPLLFTVTVSSGSPTVQWEMLAPRQVNGTERNTAILPCSFSHPTQDTYTGQIRVLWKKDHPWTTEPFFQCSLTNSTGAAGDECSRYVAAGRFFLSGDPRHRDLSLLVKDLRLNDSGVYFCRVELDQVLESYQSKAGTKLSVTAPAHIVSLSQMPFPDNSTLECVAVGSPPPKVTWFSSSKGLVQAVDKNNPQDPPYTIRSSIHIFSQEVYTCQAENTLGSQVRVFPPRKGPKPLTVWLSVLVGLVLLAGVVAALLWMKRGGASLKVDIRSFKNRGRQKTGASDTNGDQELVYADIDHSPNPNAYTVPSHGMQNDIIYSDVN, from the exons ATGATATGGTGTCTATTTCCCCCACTCCTCTTCACTGTGACAG TCTCCTCAGGGTCTCCCACGGTGCAGTGGGAGATGTTGGCCCCTCGTCAGGTGAACGgcacagagaggaacacagcGATCCTGCCCTGCAGCTTCTCTCACCCCACCCAGGACACTTACACAGGGCAGATACGGGTCCTGTGGAAAAAAGACCACCCTTGGACCACCGAGCCCTTCTTTCAGTGCAGCTTGACGAACAGCACAGGGGCAGCTGGAGACGAGTGCTCCAGGTACGTGGCCGCAGGACGTTTTTTTCTCAGCGGCGACCCACGTCACAGGGACCTCTCCCTGCTTGTCAAGGACCTGAGGCTGAATGACAGTGGAGTGTACTTCTGCCGCGTGGAACTGGACCAAGTACTTGAGAGCTATCAGAGTAAGGCTGGAACCAAACTCAGCGTCACAG CCCCAGCCCATATCGTTAGCCTCTCCCAGATGCCTTTCCCTGACAACAGCACTCTGGAATGCGTGGCTGTCGGTAGTCCGCCACCAAAGGTCACTTGGTTCTCCTCATCCAAGGGGCTGGTACAGGCTGTTGACAAAAACAACCCGCAGGATCCACCGTACACCATCAGAAGCTCCATTCACATCTTCAGCCAGGAGGTTTACACCTGCCAGGCAGAGAACACACTGGGCTCCCAAGTGAGGGTGTTTCCCCCACGCAAAGGGCCCAAGCCCCTGACggtgtggctgagtgtgttgGTTGGCCTGGTGCTGCTGGCTGGTGTGGTTGCTGCCCTGCTGTGGATGAAGAGGGGAG gaGCTTCCCTGAAAGTGGATATCCGGAGTTTTAAAAATCG aggaagacagaaaacagGTGCGTCTGACACAA ATGGCGACCAAGAGCTAGTTTATGCTGACATTGATCATTCACCAAACCCAA ATGCATACACAGTACCATCACACGGAATGCAAAATG ATATCATTTATTCTGATGTGAACTGA
- the si:dkey-11p23.7 gene encoding V-set and Ig domain-containing protein, which translates to MQSEGHRARRPQDPHTQLRPEQHSTSVMDTLLLCTILSLLLTRTAASTALDDGWSMIMPTEMRAIEGYPVVLPCSFTHPHHSHHSSIQVVWRLGHGTSSTVLFLCTSLNDSHRCQARASQDQRYRLEGNPREHDLSLRISSVALQDGGRYYCRLEVPGHPPAIFENKMGTRLRVEAAPRILGLSVVPSEVSGYKALCRVQGSPLPDVQWVGPEDVLEGAPAYPLLQEAPNQHLTFSQLQDVQAGGQYTCAASNPLGKDQATLFILPSAYVESSLETSPSPLLLFFSFSLGAKVALLLGVAVWVAKGHLGSWLCCMTN; encoded by the exons ATGCAGAGCGAAGGGCACAGAGCTCGCAGACCACAGGATCCTCACACCCAGCTCAGACCAGAGCAGCATAGCACCAGCGTAATGGACACACTACTTCTCTGCACCATCCTTAGCCTTCTGCTGACACGCACTGCAG CTTCCACTGCTCTTGATGACGGCTGGTCCATGATAATGCCCACTGAGATGAGGGCCATCGAGGGCTACCCCGTGGTGCTGCCCTGCTCCTTCACCCACCCGCACCACTCGCACCACTCCTCCATCCAGGTGGTGTGGCGGCTGGGCCACGGCACCAGCTCCACCGTCCTCTTCCTGTGTACCAGCCTGAATGACAGCCACCGTTGCCAGGCCAGGGCCAGCCAGGACCAGCGCTACCGCCTGGAGGGGAACCCGCGGGAGCACGACCTCTCGCTGCGCATCAGCAGCGTCGCTCTGCAGGACGGCGGGCGCTACTACTGCCGCCTGGAGGTGCCAGGGCACCCGCCTGCCATCTTTGAGAATAAAATGGGCACGCGACTTCGAGTTGAAG CTGCGCCTCGCATCCTAGGTTTGTCGGTGGTGCCCAGTGAGGTGTCTGGGTACAAAGCTCTGTGCCGTGTTCAAGGATCCCCCTTACCTGACGTCCAGTGGGTGGGACCAGAGGATGTTCTAGAGGGAGCACCAGCGTACCCCCTCCTGCAGGAAGCCCCAAACCAACACCTGACCTTCAGCCAGCTCCAGGACGTCCAGGCTGGTGGACAGTACACATGTGCAGCCTCTAACCCACTGGGAAAGGACCAGGCCACCCTGTTTATACTGCCCTCTGCTTACGTGGAGTCCAGCCTGGAGACGAGCCCCTCGCCCCTGCTgctgttcttctctttctccctgggCGCCAAGGTGGCTCTACTCCTGGGAGTGGCTGTGTGGGTGGCTAAGGGACACCTCGGATCATGGCTCTGCTGCATGACCAATTGA